The Apium graveolens cultivar Ventura chromosome 6, ASM990537v1, whole genome shotgun sequence genome contains a region encoding:
- the LOC141663722 gene encoding 3-ketoacyl-CoA synthase 12-like, translating to MDNFLIFYLIPLLSLFLLIFKIIEKKRNQCCYIFDYQCYKPTDDQKLSTDLSGKIILRNKNLGLDEYKFLLKVIVGSGIGEETYGPKMVFHGREDNPTYEDGTEEMDEFFDDSIGKLLARTGVSPQDIDVLVVNVACITTSPSLASRIITRYKMREDVKTYNLTGMGCSASLISVNIVESVFKCQKNVNALVVASESLSPNWYTGNDKSMILTNCLFRAGGVAILLTNKASLRDRAMLKLKCLVRTHHGARDEAYSSCIQMEDEHGRVGVKLSKNLPKAATRAFIDNLKVISPKILPMREIARYALLSFLRNMRTKSQKGARPMINFKTGVDHFCLHTGGKAVIDSIGKSLGLSEYDVEPARMTLHRFGNTSASSIWYVLGYMEAKKRFKKGDRVFMISLGAGFKCNSCLWEVVGDLDDGKGNCWNECDIDKYPPTSLANPFMDKYGWVNDKDESTFVLPEE from the coding sequence ATGGACAATTTTCTCATCTTTTACTTGATTCCTCTTTTGTCTTTATTTTTGCTAATATTCAAAATCATCGAGAAAAAAAGAAACCAGTGTTGCTATATATTTGATTACCAGTGTTACAAACCGACCGATGATCAGAAGCTTAGCACAGATTTGTCTGGAAAAATAATCTTGAGAAACAAGAACTTGGGACTCGATGAGTACAAGTTTCTTTTGAAAGTCATTGTTGGTTCCGGCATTGGTGAAGAAACTTATGGGCCTAAAATGGTGTTTCATGGCCGAGAAGATAATCCTACATACGAAGATGGAACTGAGGAGATGGATGAGTTTTTCGACGATAGCATTGGAAAACTCTTGGCAAGGACAGGAGTTTCTCCTCAAGATATTGATGTTCTTGTCGTGAATGTAGCTTGTATAACTACAAGCCCTTCATTGGCTTCAAGAATTATTACACGTTACAAGATGAGAGAAGATGTTAAGACATATAATCTCACTGGAATGGGATGTAGTGCAAGTCTTATATCTGTTAACATTGTTGAAAGTGTTTTCAAGTGTCAAAAGAATGTGAATGCACTTGTTGTGGCATCCGAATCTTTAAGTCCCAACTGGTATACTGGAAATGACAAGTCCATGATTCTTACTAATTGTTTGTTCAGAGCAGGTGGTGTTGCTATACTTTTAACAAACAAGGCGAGTTTGAGAGACAGAGCAATGTTGAAGTTGAAGTGTCTGGTTCGGACACACCATGGTGCAAGAGATGAGGCCTACTCAAGTTGTATACAAATGGAGGATGAACATGGACGAGTTGGAGTTAAACTTAGTAAGAATCTCCCCAAGGCTGCAACTCGTGCATTCATCGATAACCTCAAAGTAATATCTCCAAAAATATTACCAATGAGGGAAATTGCCAGGTACGCCTTACTTTCATTTCTCCGAAATATGAGGACAAAATCTCAAAAGGGAGCAAGGCCGATGATCAACTTCAAGACAGGGGTTGATCATTTCTGCCTACACACAGGAGGAAAGGCGGTGATAGATTCCATCGGAAAGAGCCTAGGTTTGAGCGAGTACGATGTAGAGCCGGCAAGAATGACACTCCACAGATTTGGTAATACTTCAGCTAGTAGCATTTGGTATGTTTTGGGATATATGGAAGCTAAAAAAAGGTTTAAAAAAGGTGACAGGGTTTTCATGATTAGCTTGGGAGCGGGGTTTAAGTGCAACAGCTGCTTATGGGAAGTAGTAGGCGATTTGGATGATGGGAAAGGTAATTGTTGGAACGAATGTGATATCGACAAATACCCACCAACAAGCTTAGCTAATCCTTTCATGGACAAGTATGGTTGGGTGAATGACAAAGATGAAAGCACATTCGTTCTTCCTGAAGAATGA